From the genome of Lentilactobacillus buchneri, one region includes:
- the pyrF gene encoding orotidine-5'-phosphate decarboxylase has product MRGPLIVSLDVWNREGLFKIIDQFPTDEGMTVKIGMELFYGEGPTIVKELLNKGFKIFLDLKLQDIPNTVKMGMMQIGRMGVTYTTVHALGGSEMIAAAKEGLELGSEEAGVPTPKLLAVTELTSITEDALENEQNCKLDMVDQVVSLAKLAKRSGADGVITSPLEVSSLKEQVGNDFLYVTPGIRPANFPKDDQSRTATPKQAAEYGSSALVVGRPIIRAEDPVAAYHKMLEEWNYAN; this is encoded by the coding sequence AGGCTTGTTCAAGATCATTGACCAGTTTCCAACCGACGAAGGGATGACCGTCAAGATCGGCATGGAGCTGTTTTACGGCGAAGGGCCCACAATTGTCAAAGAACTGCTGAACAAGGGCTTCAAAATCTTCCTCGACCTCAAGCTTCAAGATATTCCCAATACCGTTAAGATGGGGATGATGCAAATTGGTCGGATGGGCGTCACTTATACGACGGTTCACGCATTGGGCGGCTCGGAAATGATAGCGGCTGCCAAAGAGGGCCTTGAGCTTGGCAGTGAAGAAGCTGGGGTGCCGACTCCCAAGTTATTGGCAGTGACCGAGCTGACCTCAATTACTGAAGATGCTTTGGAAAATGAGCAGAACTGTAAATTAGACATGGTTGATCAAGTTGTCTCCCTGGCCAAATTGGCCAAGCGATCGGGTGCCGATGGCGTTATCACTTCCCCGTTGGAAGTCAGTTCACTGAAAGAACAGGTTGGCAATGACTTCCTATATGTGACCCCAGGAATTCGTCCGGCGAACTTCCCTAAGGATGACCAATCAAGAACCGCAACGCCTAAACAGGCCGCAGAATACGGCAGCTCAGCTTTAGTTGTCGGCCGGCCAATCATTCGAGCTGAAGATCCGGTTGCTGCTTATCACAAAATGTTGGAGGAATGGAATTATGCAAACTAA
- a CDS encoding helix-turn-helix domain-containing protein, translating into MVLFQHFGLESSPIFKHFDISDLNYPIHLHRAFEILYVRKGQVQEQVDNRIYHVNPHQFIIVFPDQLHGFDMSPNTTATIILFSPEIVSAFSEQYKDHIADNPVIFDNVPPEFEHLDNIFGIKSFLYGLCNKVVEQTQLTLKKTSSQLTTIYQIINYINDHYTESCTLKQIADSIGYDYVYLSKLFQKTINLSYTKYLNSFRISKARELLKNTSLPVTDIAFNVGYENLRTFNRNFKDVTGNTPAQYRKSSKVTKYDKAIQENYISG; encoded by the coding sequence TTGGTTTTATTTCAACATTTTGGACTTGAATCCTCACCAATCTTTAAACACTTTGACATATCCGACTTAAACTACCCCATTCATCTTCACCGTGCCTTCGAAATCTTATATGTTCGTAAAGGCCAAGTTCAAGAGCAAGTCGACAACCGCATCTATCACGTTAATCCCCATCAATTTATCATTGTTTTTCCCGATCAGCTCCACGGCTTCGACATGTCACCAAATACCACAGCAACAATTATTTTGTTTTCGCCAGAAATTGTTAGCGCATTCAGTGAACAATATAAGGATCATATTGCAGACAACCCAGTCATTTTCGATAATGTTCCGCCAGAATTTGAGCATTTGGACAATATTTTTGGGATCAAGAGCTTTTTATACGGGCTTTGCAATAAGGTGGTGGAACAGACCCAGCTAACGCTAAAAAAGACTTCTTCTCAATTGACGACAATCTACCAAATTATTAACTACATTAATGACCATTACACAGAATCATGCACACTCAAGCAAATTGCTGACTCAATCGGCTATGACTATGTATACTTATCCAAACTCTTTCAGAAAACAATCAACCTTTCGTATACTAAATACCTCAACAGTTTTCGTATTTCCAAAGCACGTGAACTACTAAAGAACACTTCATTACCAGTTACCGACATTGCCTTTAACGTGGGCTATGAAAATCTAAGGACCTTTAACCGTAATTTCAAAGACGTCACCGGGAATACACCAGCACAGTATCGCAAGTCATCCAAAGTGACTAAATATGATAAGGCGATCCAAGAGAATTACATCTCTGGATAA
- a CDS encoding DUF1565 domain-containing protein: protein MTIFHVAKNGSDQNDGQKSSPLLTINHAAQLAGPGDSVIVHEGTYRERVNPARGGRLGEMVAYQAATGDHVTIKGSEVVDHIDKMENGIWRMVIDNHVFGNFNPFAFSLKGDWLEQSNGRHAGAVYVNGKALFEAADYNELVMGTGPTKTREYITQKLVHRTTTREEEDKWYAKVNDNQTIIYLISMGLTLTTN from the coding sequence ATGACAATATTTCATGTTGCTAAAAATGGGTCTGATCAAAACGATGGGCAAAAAAGTTCACCGTTACTAACGATTAATCATGCCGCCCAATTGGCAGGCCCAGGAGATTCAGTTATCGTCCATGAAGGGACTTATCGTGAACGGGTGAATCCTGCTCGAGGGGGTCGACTTGGTGAGATGGTGGCATATCAGGCGGCTACAGGTGATCATGTTACAATCAAGGGATCAGAAGTTGTTGATCACATTGATAAAATGGAAAACGGTATCTGGAGAATGGTAATTGATAACCATGTATTTGGAAACTTCAACCCGTTTGCCTTTTCTTTAAAAGGTGATTGGCTGGAACAAAGTAATGGGCGTCACGCTGGGGCAGTCTACGTCAACGGGAAAGCGTTATTTGAGGCGGCGGATTATAATGAGCTGGTGATGGGGACTGGGCCCACAAAAACGCGAGAATATATTACGCAAAAGCTTGTACACAGGACTACCACCAGGGAAGAAGAGGATAAGTGGTATGCAAAAGTCAATGACAATCAGACGATTATTTATCTGATTTCCATGGGCTTAACGTTGACGACCAACTAG
- a CDS encoding excinuclease ABC subunit UvrA, producing the protein MPASKLPDHIEVIGGKVNNLKNINVNIPLHKFVAVSGLSGSGKSSLAMGILYSEGARRYLDSLATYTRRRISQVGRANVDSVKHIPSALALRQRPTVPGARSTVGTMTEIFNVLRLMYSRLGSPKCPNGHQVPPTIKIAEAMDVMGDQMGVITCPTCGVKFHAFGAEDFAFNSDGACPECEGLGITKQLDPDRLIGDETKTIREGAVAAWRTPGRNFMPIVAQAAGVRIDVPYNQLMDKEKDMVLHGQQKHYTIDIPSKNGRVFHMDNALYENAYNAIEDSMKTTKSEIALKRLNRFYRFFTCPMCHGTRMNPNRLGQLIDGMNIAEASHMPLGKLPAFVDRIKQWLPDNMQKLAQNLTTELLNQTQPLLDLGLDYLTMDRAGASLSTGELQRIQLGRTLRTQTTGVLYVLDEPSVGLHPDNVAGLIKIFHQLVDQGNSLVVVDHETAIINAADYIIEIGPGSGVNGGQVIDQGTPAQIRQSQHSLIGPFLTGKAQLVTRKIANDDVFAKGAVMLTINQRFNLNDVTAEFPVNRLIAVTGFSGAGKTTLVLDGLLDAFTAKFHNHSLPSYISKFEPGKMKHIVSVDATPVGKNARSTLATYTNIMDNLRKKFAQLPDAKKHHYTPSYFSYNNKQGACPACGGTGEISLDIQYLPDMVETCPTCKGRRFNQDILNIKWNGKSIADVLDYDVDHAIDLFKDDESILKTLEVLQQMGLGYLHLGEATPSLSGGEAQRLKLTSHMKSRQNDTLFIFDEPTVGLHPLDVHVLLKVFSQLIDQGATVLMITHDLDLMANADYLIDMGPRGGDQGGRIVAKGRPADLVKDPRSLTTKYLAEHFQKFQK; encoded by the coding sequence ATGCCAGCAAGTAAGCTTCCCGATCATATTGAAGTGATTGGTGGAAAAGTGAATAATTTGAAGAACATTAACGTCAATATTCCGTTACATAAATTCGTGGCAGTCTCCGGGTTGTCCGGTTCAGGTAAGTCATCCTTAGCCATGGGCATTCTGTATTCAGAAGGTGCCCGCCGCTATTTGGATTCTCTGGCCACCTACACCCGGCGACGGATTAGCCAAGTTGGCCGGGCCAATGTTGACTCGGTTAAGCATATTCCATCTGCCTTGGCATTGCGGCAGCGACCAACTGTTCCCGGTGCCCGCTCGACCGTTGGCACAATGACCGAAATTTTCAACGTGCTGCGGTTGATGTATTCCCGGTTGGGTTCGCCAAAATGTCCCAACGGCCACCAAGTCCCGCCAACCATTAAGATTGCGGAAGCCATGGACGTCATGGGCGACCAAATGGGTGTGATTACCTGTCCAACCTGTGGCGTCAAGTTCCACGCGTTTGGTGCCGAAGACTTTGCCTTTAATTCCGACGGTGCCTGCCCAGAGTGTGAAGGATTGGGGATCACCAAACAGCTTGATCCGGACAGATTGATTGGCGATGAAACCAAAACCATCCGTGAGGGGGCAGTTGCCGCTTGGCGGACACCAGGCAGAAACTTCATGCCGATTGTTGCCCAGGCGGCAGGTGTCAGAATTGATGTACCCTATAACCAATTAATGGACAAAGAAAAAGATATGGTCCTGCATGGTCAACAGAAACATTACACCATCGATATTCCCAGCAAGAACGGCCGGGTCTTTCATATGGACAACGCCTTGTACGAAAATGCCTACAACGCCATTGAGGACAGCATGAAAACGACGAAGAGTGAGATTGCCTTGAAACGGCTAAATCGTTTTTACCGTTTCTTCACCTGCCCAATGTGTCACGGAACCCGGATGAATCCCAATCGTCTGGGACAGCTGATTGACGGCATGAACATTGCCGAAGCCAGCCATATGCCACTTGGGAAGCTGCCGGCCTTTGTTGACCGAATCAAACAATGGTTGCCGGACAATATGCAGAAATTGGCCCAAAACTTGACGACTGAATTGCTCAATCAAACGCAACCATTGCTCGACCTGGGGTTGGATTATTTAACCATGGATCGGGCTGGCGCATCTCTTTCGACCGGTGAGCTTCAACGAATCCAACTCGGCCGGACGTTGCGAACTCAGACTACCGGGGTTCTGTATGTCTTGGATGAGCCCTCGGTCGGCCTGCACCCCGACAATGTTGCCGGTCTCATCAAGATTTTTCACCAACTGGTTGACCAGGGAAATTCGTTGGTGGTCGTTGACCATGAAACGGCGATTATTAACGCGGCGGATTACATCATTGAAATTGGCCCGGGGTCGGGGGTCAATGGCGGCCAAGTGATTGATCAAGGAACCCCGGCTCAAATTCGCCAGAGTCAGCATTCATTAATTGGACCGTTTTTGACTGGGAAAGCGCAGTTGGTGACCCGAAAGATTGCCAATGACGATGTTTTTGCCAAAGGGGCTGTGATGCTGACAATCAACCAGCGGTTTAATTTAAACGATGTTACCGCAGAATTTCCGGTTAACCGGTTGATTGCGGTCACCGGATTCTCAGGTGCCGGTAAGACGACGCTCGTTTTGGATGGTTTACTTGATGCCTTCACCGCCAAGTTTCACAACCATTCATTACCGAGTTATATTAGCAAGTTTGAACCCGGCAAAATGAAGCATATCGTCAGTGTGGACGCGACTCCGGTCGGGAAAAACGCCCGGTCAACCCTGGCAACCTACACCAACATTATGGACAATCTGCGCAAGAAGTTTGCCCAGCTGCCTGATGCCAAGAAGCATCACTATACCCCAAGTTATTTTTCCTACAATAATAAGCAGGGGGCTTGCCCCGCTTGTGGGGGAACTGGTGAAATATCGCTGGATATTCAATATCTGCCTGACATGGTTGAAACCTGTCCAACCTGCAAAGGTCGCCGGTTTAACCAGGATATTTTGAATATCAAATGGAATGGCAAATCAATTGCCGACGTCCTTGACTACGACGTTGATCACGCGATTGATTTGTTTAAAGACGATGAATCCATTTTGAAGACCTTGGAAGTTCTCCAGCAGATGGGCCTGGGTTATCTTCACTTGGGGGAGGCCACCCCGAGTCTATCCGGTGGTGAAGCCCAGCGATTGAAGCTGACTTCTCATATGAAGAGCCGCCAAAATGATACGTTATTTATCTTCGACGAACCCACAGTCGGGCTGCACCCACTGGATGTGCATGTGTTGTTAAAAGTCTTTTCACAGTTGATTGACCAGGGGGCCACCGTTTTGATGATTACCCATGATCTTGACCTAATGGCCAATGCCGATTATCTGATTGACATGGGACCCCGTGGTGGTGATCAGGGTGGTCGGATTGTCGCCAAGGGTCGGCCGGCGGATTTGGTTAAGGATCCGCGGAGCTTGACGACAAAATATTTGGCGGAACATTTTCAAAAATTTCAAAAGTAG
- a CDS encoding right-handed parallel beta-helix repeat-containing protein has protein sequence MSKGQQNQFARYHDRPGYQYQIETMFKAYDNNWDQDHIGSHLICNNQIHDCGQAGIIGFLGGIFSTISNNHIYNIGTRYEFGGWEIAGIKLHAPIDVRVEHNLIDHCTLGTWLDWQAQGTRLSRNIYFDNLRDLLLEVNHGPFLVDDNVLLSEVAINEYSQGGAYVNNLIAGEVAIQSVLNRTTPYHQPHTTIIKGYACVYGGDDRYFNNLFVAETDVSEDDNHIGTAEYDGSPTSMKEYIAAVEQRLPGDVELFETIRQPVYINDNAYLGDADAFSEEQNNIRLRNWDAKLKLTSVDSHIVLQLNVPEELFNTCVPVQKTRSLGKVRLADAVFDNPDGSALTINNGIDKKTGLSQRIIGPFSQLHQGVNQIVLFDDLEPD, from the coding sequence TTGTCGAAAGGACAACAGAACCAATTTGCAAGGTACCATGATCGACCAGGATATCAGTATCAAATTGAAACGATGTTTAAAGCATATGATAACAACTGGGATCAAGATCATATTGGTTCCCATTTAATTTGTAATAATCAAATTCATGATTGTGGACAGGCTGGGATTATTGGTTTTCTGGGCGGTATTTTCTCAACGATTTCTAACAATCATATTTATAACATTGGTACACGATATGAATTTGGTGGTTGGGAAATTGCCGGAATCAAGCTGCATGCACCAATTGATGTTAGAGTTGAGCACAACTTGATAGATCACTGCACATTGGGAACATGGTTGGATTGGCAGGCTCAAGGGACGCGGCTGTCTCGGAATATATACTTTGATAACCTACGTGATTTATTGCTGGAAGTCAATCATGGCCCATTTTTGGTAGATGATAATGTGTTGCTCTCTGAAGTGGCTATTAATGAATATTCGCAAGGTGGTGCATATGTTAACAATCTCATTGCGGGTGAGGTCGCAATTCAGTCGGTCCTCAACCGGACGACTCCTTACCATCAGCCACATACTACTATAATAAAGGGTTATGCCTGTGTTTATGGCGGAGATGATCGTTATTTTAACAATTTGTTCGTCGCCGAGACTGACGTTTCAGAAGACGACAATCACATTGGAACTGCAGAGTACGATGGTAGTCCAACATCAATGAAGGAATATATTGCGGCGGTTGAGCAAAGACTACCGGGTGATGTTGAGTTGTTTGAAACCATCCGACAACCAGTCTATATCAACGACAATGCGTATCTTGGCGATGCTGATGCATTTTCAGAAGAACAGAACAATATCCGATTACGTAATTGGGATGCAAAGTTGAAGCTAACCAGCGTAGACTCGCATATCGTGTTACAACTCAACGTTCCCGAGGAATTGTTCAACACTTGTGTTCCAGTTCAGAAAACGCGTTCGCTCGGGAAAGTGCGGCTGGCTGATGCAGTTTTTGATAACCCAGATGGGTCCGCTTTAACTATTAATAATGGCATTGATAAAAAGACCGGATTAAGTCAGCGAATTATCGGTCCTTTTTCTCAGCTACATCAAGGAGTCAATCAAATCGTATTATTTGACGATTTGGAGCCTGATTGA
- a CDS encoding MFS transporter produces the protein MAQNENVPEWHGTVLDSEQPKKPIKIGIATGIGALLWLGPYLGVNGVLLPAKVQQIIPNEKAQVVALLASAAMIAATLANIIIGGFSDITRSKFGRRTPWIIAGSVGSLLTLLWFNMVTTVPMMVVAWCSYQVCLNAIVAPLLAFLQDQVAPKNRGTISSIYAFGYVIGQYGGQVVGAQFLSHVGTGIVVMAFLTLLSGPIAAIIVREPSSLGMPKKHFTAGMVVQNFIFPLHQAKDFYLALFGKLLINTATTAIMGYQLYILSDYIQLNTGGQQKYISIINMMLMVTAIIMSITAGPVSDWMKSRKIPVFIAAFLVAVGVAFPMLSNNPWTMVVYGLLAGLGMGIFFAVDQALNLEVLPNPQTAAKDLGILNLANTGSQIIGPIVAAAIVTASHGSYFGIFPVCAGLALVGGIMILFVNEHRDVKVQEENAK, from the coding sequence ATGGCACAAAATGAAAATGTTCCAGAATGGCATGGCACTGTTTTAGATAGTGAACAACCTAAGAAACCAATTAAAATTGGGATTGCCACTGGGATTGGCGCACTGCTGTGGTTAGGACCCTATTTGGGTGTTAATGGGGTTTTGCTTCCAGCAAAAGTTCAGCAGATTATTCCTAATGAAAAAGCTCAGGTAGTTGCTTTACTTGCTTCTGCTGCCATGATCGCAGCAACGTTAGCGAATATTATTATTGGCGGATTCTCGGATATTACGCGATCAAAGTTTGGTCGCAGAACACCGTGGATAATTGCTGGATCAGTTGGAAGTTTATTAACACTGCTGTGGTTCAATATGGTAACGACAGTGCCAATGATGGTGGTTGCTTGGTGCTCGTATCAAGTTTGTTTGAATGCGATTGTTGCGCCATTGCTTGCTTTTTTACAAGACCAAGTGGCCCCTAAGAACCGCGGAACGATTTCTTCCATTTATGCTTTTGGATATGTGATTGGACAATATGGTGGTCAAGTTGTTGGGGCTCAATTTCTGAGCCACGTTGGTACTGGTATTGTTGTGATGGCTTTTCTAACATTACTTTCAGGACCAATTGCTGCAATTATCGTTCGTGAGCCTTCAAGCTTGGGAATGCCTAAGAAGCATTTTACAGCAGGAATGGTTGTTCAAAACTTTATTTTCCCATTACATCAGGCAAAAGATTTTTACTTAGCTCTATTTGGAAAATTGTTGATTAACACTGCAACTACAGCAATTATGGGTTACCAATTGTACATTTTGAGTGATTACATTCAGTTAAATACGGGTGGCCAACAGAAGTACATTTCCATCATCAACATGATGCTGATGGTAACTGCGATTATCATGTCAATTACTGCTGGACCTGTATCCGATTGGATGAAGAGCCGAAAGATCCCGGTATTTATTGCCGCATTCTTGGTTGCTGTTGGGGTGGCCTTCCCGATGTTAAGTAATAATCCTTGGACTATGGTGGTTTATGGATTGCTTGCCGGATTAGGAATGGGAATTTTCTTCGCGGTCGACCAGGCACTTAACCTAGAAGTATTACCAAACCCACAAACAGCTGCTAAGGATTTAGGAATCCTGAACTTGGCCAATACTGGTTCACAAATTATTGGACCGATTGTGGCTGCTGCAATTGTCACAGCTTCACACGGTAGCTATTTTGGAATCTTCCCGGTATGTGCAGGTCTTGCCCTCGTTGGTGGTATTATGATTCTCTTCGTTAATGAACATCGTGATGTTAAGGTTCAAGAAGAGAATGCCAAATAA
- a CDS encoding dihydroorotate oxidase: MQNNISLAAHIGDYQFDNLLLNAAGVRCSTTDELNKTLDSMAGGCVTKSATPEERAGNESPRMKALPLGSINSMGLPNHGIDYYLKFAEENQGKNGKQVILSIAGLSIDQNIEMLKKVQESSFSGLTELNLSCPNVKGKSQVGYDFDAVRDVLTSTFKFFKKPLGLKLPPYFDFNQFNGIAEVLNDFPITYINVINSIGNGLVVDPETESVVIKPKGGFGGLGGDYVKPTALANVRALRQRLNPEISIIGTGGIKSGMDVFEHVLCGANLVQIGTAFGYEGTPIFERISKELKDIMDKKGYKTLDDFRGKLKTI, encoded by the coding sequence ATGCAAAATAATATCTCACTCGCCGCTCACATTGGCGACTATCAATTCGATAATTTATTGTTAAACGCAGCTGGCGTTCGCTGCTCAACCACAGACGAGCTGAATAAGACCCTGGATTCAATGGCAGGTGGCTGTGTCACTAAGAGTGCCACACCAGAAGAACGGGCCGGTAACGAAAGTCCCCGCATGAAGGCATTACCGCTTGGCAGTATCAACTCGATGGGTCTGCCCAATCACGGGATCGATTATTATTTGAAATTTGCTGAAGAAAATCAAGGCAAGAACGGTAAACAAGTGATCTTATCGATTGCCGGCTTGTCAATTGACCAAAATATTGAGATGCTCAAAAAAGTCCAAGAAAGTTCATTCTCTGGATTGACTGAATTGAATCTTTCCTGCCCAAACGTTAAAGGTAAGTCACAAGTTGGTTACGACTTCGATGCCGTTCGGGACGTCTTAACTTCAACCTTCAAGTTCTTCAAGAAGCCACTTGGCTTGAAGCTGCCACCATACTTTGACTTTAACCAGTTTAATGGGATTGCTGAAGTTTTGAATGATTTCCCAATTACTTATATCAACGTTATCAACTCAATCGGTAATGGGTTAGTCGTTGATCCGGAAACCGAATCAGTGGTGATCAAACCTAAGGGTGGCTTTGGCGGCCTCGGTGGCGATTACGTCAAGCCAACTGCATTGGCCAACGTGCGGGCCCTTCGTCAACGCTTGAACCCGGAAATTTCGATCATCGGGACTGGTGGGATCAAGTCAGGCATGGATGTTTTCGAACACGTCCTCTGTGGCGCTAATTTGGTGCAAATTGGTACCGCATTTGGTTACGAAGGCACACCGATTTTTGAACGAATTTCAAAAGAACTCAAAGATATCATGGACAAAAAGGGTTACAAGACGCTCGATGATTTCAGAGGAAAACTCAAAACAATTTAA
- a CDS encoding ROK family protein, which yields MTNATGREQLHKRNLNLVLQQIFNNGIISRIDISHTLNLNKSTVSALYNELDEKGLLQEVGSGQSTNVGGRKPVLVKINEQYGYTISFDLGFRHLHVMGNYLSGEVFYYQRIELGSRDIQKILGMIDHQIKVSMQNDQTKRGLLGIGFSIHGIVQDNQVINSPFIDMEGVDLVELYSTKYRVPVLLENEANLSGVYERDFNDGKDKNNIIAISIHKGIGAGIILNRQLYRGVNGEAGEIGRSLMFTENFTGSKNDKVEDFCSEDAIIEQVEVQTHQENLTREDIVQRNRAGDKVVQSELKHFTYAISRVIYNVAISFAPQELYLNSPLIEDIPTLFDDIVDNAQKLGMKIPIRLIPHSGYATLLGCCSLLTHRVLDMDEYDLTFTSQK from the coding sequence ATGACTAATGCAACGGGGAGGGAGCAGCTTCATAAGCGAAACTTGAATCTAGTTCTGCAACAAATTTTTAACAATGGTATTATTTCGCGAATTGATATTTCACACACGTTAAATTTAAATAAATCAACGGTATCTGCTTTGTATAATGAACTAGACGAAAAGGGTCTGCTGCAGGAAGTCGGTTCAGGGCAATCAACCAATGTTGGTGGTAGGAAACCGGTCTTAGTCAAGATTAATGAGCAATATGGATATACGATCAGTTTTGATCTTGGTTTCCGTCACCTTCATGTGATGGGCAATTATCTTAGTGGTGAGGTCTTTTACTATCAAAGAATTGAGCTTGGCAGTAGAGATATTCAAAAAATTCTGGGAATGATTGATCATCAGATCAAAGTTTCAATGCAAAACGATCAGACCAAGCGTGGACTACTCGGAATTGGTTTTTCCATTCATGGAATTGTTCAAGATAACCAGGTGATCAATTCGCCTTTTATTGATATGGAGGGTGTGGATCTGGTCGAATTGTACTCCACAAAGTATCGAGTACCCGTCCTTCTTGAAAATGAGGCAAATCTTTCAGGTGTTTATGAGCGCGATTTCAATGACGGCAAGGATAAGAATAATATTATTGCCATTAGTATTCATAAGGGGATTGGCGCAGGCATTATTTTGAACAGGCAGTTATACAGAGGCGTTAATGGCGAAGCGGGAGAAATCGGCCGCTCGTTGATGTTTACCGAAAATTTTACTGGCAGTAAAAATGATAAGGTCGAAGACTTTTGCTCAGAAGATGCAATTATTGAGCAAGTAGAAGTTCAGACTCATCAGGAAAATTTAACACGTGAGGATATCGTACAGAGAAATCGTGCTGGTGATAAAGTTGTTCAAAGTGAACTTAAACATTTTACTTATGCAATTTCGCGGGTTATTTATAATGTTGCAATTAGTTTTGCCCCCCAAGAACTCTACTTGAACTCACCATTGATTGAAGATATTCCAACGTTGTTTGACGATATCGTTGATAATGCTCAGAAGCTTGGGATGAAGATACCCATTCGGCTAATCCCCCATTCAGGCTATGCAACGCTTTTGGGGTGTTGCTCACTGTTGACACATCGGGTTTTGGACATGGATGAGTATGATTTGACATTTACAAGTCAGAAATAA
- the pyrE gene encoding orotate phosphoribosyltransferase has translation MQTNQIIQSLIDHQIVSINLEKPFRYASGILSPIYTDFRLTISIPSLRDMIADGLAENIKENYPDATVIGGVATAGIPHAAWVAERLNLPLIYVRAKPKDHGAGKQIEGRITKDDKVVLIDDLISTGGSVLGAVKAVRNEGVNVIGVASVFTYGLPDADKNIADADTKLVPLLSYADLIAQGHKENKFSDEEYSRLSTWHKAPWDWTKREEANAK, from the coding sequence ATGCAAACTAATCAAATTATTCAATCACTGATTGACCACCAAATTGTCAGTATCAATCTTGAAAAACCCTTCAGATACGCCAGCGGAATCTTATCACCAATTTACACCGACTTTAGACTAACCATTTCGATTCCTTCCCTTCGAGATATGATTGCCGACGGTTTGGCAGAAAATATCAAAGAGAATTATCCTGATGCCACCGTCATCGGCGGGGTTGCGACTGCCGGGATTCCCCATGCTGCTTGGGTAGCCGAAAGATTGAACCTGCCGCTGATTTATGTTCGGGCCAAGCCCAAGGATCACGGTGCCGGTAAGCAAATTGAAGGTCGAATTACCAAGGACGACAAAGTGGTTTTGATTGATGATTTGATCTCCACCGGCGGCAGTGTTTTGGGTGCTGTTAAAGCGGTTCGCAACGAAGGCGTCAACGTGATTGGGGTTGCTTCAGTCTTCACTTACGGGTTGCCGGACGCCGACAAGAATATTGCCGACGCTGACACCAAATTGGTTCCGTTACTGAGTTACGCTGATTTAATTGCCCAAGGCCACAAAGAAAATAAATTCTCAGATGAAGAGTATTCACGCTTATCAACTTGGCACAAAGCCCCTTGGGACTGGACAAAACGGGAGGAAGCAAATGCAAAATAA
- a CDS encoding IS30-like element ISLpl1 family transposase, whose product MSSITYSERIKIETFCELGLSNIQMGVRLNRSPSTISYELSRCQPYQAELAQTDAEYKRSRCGRKTKLSDELKQKILNHLRLSWSPGMIAHEFKLATKSIYNWLNQGRIDFSLNDLPEHGVRQRRNVDQRSKYNQSLGRSIEQRPMMINQRNRIGDFELDTVIGPRGHSKAVLLTLIDRKSRFLWAYRLKDRTTATVNEALTKFLTTFNGPVHSFTVDRGTEFSGLVSLESQYGIKTYYCHAYTPAERGSNERFNRNLRYFYPKGTRFEHISAQDLTTTLLQINQRPLKILDWQTPYQVMLTNLSKNSD is encoded by the coding sequence TTGTCTAGTATAACCTATTCCGAACGAATTAAAATCGAAACCTTTTGTGAACTAGGGCTGTCCAATATCCAAATGGGCGTTCGGCTGAACCGATCACCGTCAACAATTTCTTATGAATTATCTCGATGTCAACCTTATCAGGCTGAATTAGCACAAACAGATGCCGAATACAAGCGATCACGATGTGGTCGGAAAACTAAGCTGAGCGATGAGTTAAAGCAAAAAATTCTCAACCATTTACGTCTAAGCTGGTCACCAGGAATGATTGCTCACGAATTTAAACTAGCTACTAAATCTATTTATAATTGGCTAAATCAGGGGAGAATTGATTTCTCCTTGAATGATCTACCTGAACATGGCGTACGCCAACGGCGTAACGTTGACCAACGATCCAAATATAATCAATCTTTGGGGCGATCAATTGAACAGCGTCCCATGATGATTAATCAACGTAATCGCATCGGCGATTTTGAACTAGATACAGTCATTGGTCCTCGTGGGCATAGTAAGGCAGTTTTATTAACTTTAATCGATCGCAAATCACGGTTCCTTTGGGCATACCGGTTAAAAGATCGGACGACAGCGACTGTTAATGAAGCACTAACTAAGTTCCTAACCACTTTTAATGGTCCGGTGCACAGCTTTACTGTGGACCGTGGCACTGAGTTTAGTGGGCTAGTATCACTTGAATCACAATATGGTATTAAGACCTATTACTGCCATGCTTATACTCCAGCTGAACGTGGTAGTAATGAACGCTTTAATCGGAATTTACGTTATTTTTATCCTAAAGGGACTCGTTTTGAGCACATTAGTGCTCAAGATTTAACGACGACGTTACTCCAAATTAACCAGCGACCGCTTAAAATACTCGACTGGCAAACACCGTATCAGGTTATGCTGACAAATTTGTCCAAAAATTCGGATTAA